In a single window of the Candidatus Zixiibacteriota bacterium genome:
- the aspA gene encoding aspartate ammonia-lyase: protein MNSINNQDFIGRIELFADLTGEELSLLTEAVVTNEFEPNALLFEENSARQQVYIVKTGCIELFKTSPLGEEKRLLCFDQGSFLGEGALMDDYPHSTSARALIRSTLLVISRDAFGHLSEDHPQIAMKILSRVARVISRRLRQTSSQVVSAAAQYVSGRTRREHDLLGERDVPDEFYYGVQTLRALENFPISHVALNHFSALIEALAMVKMAAARANHDLGLLKKDVANAIVQACQDILGGRLHTHFVVDMVQGGAGTSTNMNANEVIANRALGILGHEKGQYEHCHPNNHVNLSQSTNDAYPTALHIALIRSNDKLAGVLDDLIKAFQGKAKEFTHILKMGRTQLQDAVPMTLGQTFEAYASTLAEETRRLEENAALFLEVNMGGTAIGTGINAHPEYGPKVVRHLSEISSLELKLAPDLVEATSDTGAFVMYSSAVKRLAVKLSKICNDLRLLSSGPRTGLNEINLPEMQPGSSIMPGKVNPVIPEVVNQVCFKVIGNDLTVTLAAEAGQLELNVFEPVIAQSIFESVEMLKNAMKTLRHRCIDSITANEEVCREQVARSIGLVTALNPVLGYEVCSQLAREALETNRGPYELVLEKGLLSKEELDRHLAPENMIRHRKHT, encoded by the coding sequence ATGAACTCGATCAATAATCAGGATTTCATTGGCCGGATTGAGCTGTTTGCGGACCTCACCGGAGAAGAGCTAAGCCTGCTCACAGAGGCGGTTGTAACCAACGAATTTGAACCCAACGCTCTTCTATTTGAGGAGAACAGTGCCCGCCAACAGGTCTATATTGTTAAAACCGGTTGCATTGAGCTTTTCAAGACCTCCCCTCTCGGCGAAGAAAAACGGCTGCTCTGTTTCGATCAGGGTAGTTTCCTTGGCGAAGGCGCCCTTATGGATGACTATCCCCATTCAACGTCTGCCCGCGCTCTTATCCGGTCAACCCTGCTGGTGATCAGCCGTGACGCCTTCGGCCATCTGTCTGAAGATCATCCTCAGATCGCCATGAAGATCCTTTCGCGAGTGGCCCGCGTAATCTCCCGGCGACTCCGGCAGACGAGTTCTCAGGTAGTCAGTGCTGCTGCGCAGTATGTTTCCGGTCGTACTCGTCGTGAACATGACCTGCTGGGGGAGCGTGATGTACCGGATGAGTTCTATTACGGCGTCCAAACCTTACGCGCTCTTGAAAACTTCCCGATCAGTCATGTCGCGCTCAACCACTTCTCTGCCCTGATCGAGGCCCTGGCTATGGTCAAGATGGCAGCTGCCCGAGCTAACCATGATCTGGGCTTGCTGAAGAAGGACGTTGCCAACGCTATTGTCCAGGCCTGTCAGGATATTCTGGGGGGACGATTGCATACCCACTTCGTAGTCGATATGGTCCAGGGAGGCGCAGGGACTTCGACCAACATGAATGCCAACGAGGTTATCGCCAACCGTGCCCTTGGCATTCTGGGTCACGAGAAGGGGCAGTACGAACACTGCCATCCCAACAACCATGTTAACCTCTCGCAATCTACTAACGATGCCTACCCGACTGCTTTGCATATCGCCCTCATCCGGAGCAACGACAAATTGGCGGGCGTTCTCGACGACCTTATCAAGGCTTTTCAAGGCAAGGCGAAAGAGTTCACTCACATCCTGAAGATGGGCCGCACGCAGCTTCAGGACGCGGTACCCATGACCCTTGGTCAAACATTCGAAGCCTATGCTTCCACCTTGGCCGAAGAGACCCGGCGTTTGGAGGAAAACGCCGCGCTGTTCCTGGAGGTCAATATGGGCGGCACAGCTATTGGCACCGGCATCAACGCCCACCCTGAGTATGGTCCGAAGGTTGTGAGACATCTGAGTGAAATATCCTCACTGGAATTGAAACTGGCTCCGGACCTGGTGGAAGCCACCTCCGATACAGGCGCGTTTGTCATGTATTCCTCGGCCGTCAAACGGCTGGCCGTCAAACTGTCGAAGATCTGCAACGATCTGCGACTGCTATCCAGCGGCCCACGGACCGGACTCAATGAGATCAACTTGCCTGAGATGCAGCCCGGATCGTCGATTATGCCTGGCAAAGTAAACCCGGTTATTCCCGAGGTGGTCAACCAGGTTTGTTTCAAGGTAATCGGCAACGATCTTACGGTCACTCTGGCAGCCGAGGCTGGCCAGTTGGAACTTAACGTCTTTGAACCAGTCATCGCTCAATCGATCTTTGAATCGGTGGAGATGCTCAAGAACGCCATGAAAACACTCCGACATCGCTGCATCGACAGCATTACGGCCAACGAGGAAGTATGTCGCGAACAGGTAGCGCGAAGCATCGGCCTGGTGACAGCTCTCAACCCGGTCCTGGGTTACGAGGTCTGTTCACAATTGGCGCGCGAGGCTCTGGAAACGAATCGCGGTCCATACGAGTTAGTGCTGGAGAAAGGTCTTCTATCGAAAGAAGAACTTGATCGGCACCTGGCCCCCGAAAATATGATCAGGCACCGCAAGCATACTTGA
- the asnS gene encoding asparagine--tRNA ligase, with amino-acid sequence MDYKTRTRVRQIIVEDKIAIDSEIIVLGLARTVRKSKNVAFVEINDGSCMSSIQTVIGEPDKFPVLDRILTGAAVRVKGKLVASQGKGQKFEIVVESLDLIGEADSDYPLQKKRHSFEFLREIAHLRPRTNTFGAVQRVRSRLAYAIHKYYQDRGFYYIQTPIITASDCEGAGDLFRVTTLDMDAVPKKEGKIDWESDFFATEAYLTVSGQLEGELMATALGDIYTFGPTFRAENSNTARHASEFWMIEPEMAWAELDDNMDLAEDFLKYLFRFALEDCADDLDFFNKWVDKELISTLEGCIKNEFERLSYTDAIKLLEKSTEKFEFPVKWGIDLQTEHERFLTEKVFKKPVIVYDYPLEIKAFYMRVNDDWKTVAAMDVLVPRVGEIIGGSQREERLDVLQEHLKRKGITDFKPFDWYFDIRKYGTMPHAGFGLGFDRAVMYITGMANIRDVQAFPRVPRWAKF; translated from the coding sequence ATGGATTACAAGACACGGACCAGGGTTCGGCAGATTATTGTCGAGGACAAAATCGCAATTGACTCAGAGATCATAGTTCTTGGACTGGCCCGCACGGTCCGCAAGAGCAAGAATGTCGCCTTTGTAGAGATCAACGATGGATCTTGCATGTCCAGCATTCAGACTGTGATTGGAGAACCGGACAAATTCCCTGTTCTGGATCGGATTCTGACCGGGGCCGCTGTGCGGGTAAAAGGCAAATTGGTGGCATCTCAGGGCAAGGGTCAAAAATTCGAAATCGTGGTCGAATCTCTGGACCTGATCGGTGAAGCGGACTCTGACTACCCGTTGCAGAAAAAGCGCCATAGCTTTGAATTCCTGCGAGAGATTGCCCATCTGCGACCGCGTACCAATACTTTTGGAGCAGTCCAGCGGGTACGCTCGCGGTTGGCCTATGCCATTCATAAGTATTACCAGGATCGCGGTTTTTATTATATTCAGACACCAATCATCACCGCCTCTGACTGCGAAGGGGCTGGTGATCTTTTCCGCGTAACTACCTTGGATATGGATGCCGTCCCTAAGAAAGAAGGCAAGATCGACTGGGAATCCGACTTTTTCGCCACTGAGGCTTACCTGACTGTGTCAGGCCAGCTCGAAGGCGAACTCATGGCTACGGCATTGGGTGACATTTACACTTTTGGTCCGACATTTCGCGCCGAGAACTCCAACACTGCGCGTCACGCCTCCGAATTCTGGATGATCGAACCGGAGATGGCTTGGGCCGAACTTGACGACAACATGGATCTGGCTGAAGATTTCCTGAAATACTTGTTCCGATTCGCGCTTGAAGACTGTGCCGACGACCTCGACTTCTTCAACAAGTGGGTGGACAAGGAACTCATATCAACGCTAGAAGGTTGCATTAAAAACGAGTTCGAACGTTTGTCTTATACCGATGCCATCAAGCTACTGGAAAAATCAACCGAGAAGTTCGAGTTTCCCGTCAAGTGGGGAATCGATTTACAAACCGAGCATGAACGCTTTCTGACCGAAAAAGTTTTCAAAAAACCGGTCATTGTTTACGATTACCCTCTTGAAATCAAGGCCTTCTATATGCGGGTCAACGACGATTGGAAAACGGTGGCGGCTATGGATGTCCTGGTACCGCGCGTGGGCGAGATCATCGGCGGTTCACAGCGTGAGGAGCGGCTCGACGTTTTGCAGGAGCATTTGAAGCGCAAGGGCATCACCGATTTTAAGCCGTTTGACTGGTACTTCGATATTCGCAAGTACGGCACGATGCCACACGCCGGATTTGGACTCGGATTTGATCGGGCAGTAATGTACATCACCGGCATGGCCAACATCCGCGACGTACAGGCCTTTCCACGTGTTCCCAGATGGGCGAAATTCTAA
- a CDS encoding efflux RND transporter periplasmic adaptor subunit, with the protein MVKKIVLFTFIAAVIGGVLFFAIDGSASKDEGVRTFVVERGSIIDKALAVGRIEPKREISIKSKVSGLVRTRYVEIGDEVKVGDPLLDIAPDPTPLEFAEAKRQVELNQVVSDNAKREFDRTKGLKDKQLISNQEYDRALAIYDEAKLRLELAREKLSLIESGHTKIADRIVDNIIRSPIAGMVLSVLVEEGDPVVPLTSYQAGTDLMSLAQMDDLIFKGNVDEIDVGKLYNGMEAEIEIGAVPNEKLAGTLRKISPKAHREEGSTLFEVEILIADIGSSILRAGYSANADVIITQKKDILLVPERLVYIEDSAASVEVQDTLGVITTRDVMTGLSDGINIEITEGLDEGELLVERPPREITAD; encoded by the coding sequence ATGGTGAAAAAAATAGTTCTCTTCACGTTTATCGCAGCTGTCATCGGGGGGGTGTTATTCTTTGCTATCGACGGCTCTGCCAGCAAGGACGAAGGAGTCAGAACATTTGTGGTAGAGCGTGGTTCAATTATCGACAAAGCGCTCGCGGTTGGTCGTATTGAACCCAAAAGGGAAATCTCAATCAAGTCGAAGGTCTCCGGGCTGGTCCGGACGAGATATGTTGAGATTGGTGACGAGGTGAAAGTGGGCGATCCGCTTCTTGATATCGCCCCTGATCCTACACCGCTCGAGTTTGCCGAGGCCAAACGGCAGGTGGAACTTAACCAGGTGGTCAGCGACAACGCCAAGCGAGAGTTCGACCGTACCAAAGGTCTCAAAGACAAGCAACTAATCTCCAACCAGGAATATGATCGAGCGCTGGCTATCTATGATGAAGCCAAACTGCGACTTGAGCTGGCACGGGAAAAGCTCTCCCTGATCGAATCGGGCCATACCAAAATCGCCGATCGAATAGTGGATAATATTATCAGGTCCCCTATTGCTGGGATGGTGCTTTCGGTTCTGGTCGAGGAGGGCGATCCGGTAGTTCCGCTGACCTCCTACCAGGCCGGCACCGATCTGATGTCCCTGGCCCAGATGGATGACCTGATCTTCAAGGGGAATGTGGACGAGATCGATGTTGGCAAGCTCTACAATGGAATGGAGGCCGAGATTGAAATCGGTGCCGTCCCTAACGAGAAACTGGCAGGAACGCTGAGAAAGATTTCTCCCAAGGCTCACCGTGAAGAAGGATCGACGTTGTTTGAGGTCGAGATCCTGATTGCTGATATCGGCTCCAGCATACTGCGGGCCGGGTACAGTGCCAATGCCGATGTCATCATTACTCAGAAAAAAGACATCCTGTTGGTACCCGAGCGGTTGGTTTATATTGAAGATTCAGCCGCCTCGGTTGAGGTGCAGGATACTCTGGGTGTTATCACAACGCGTGATGTTATGACGGGACTTTCAGACGGTATCAATATTGAGATCACCGAGGGACTGGATGAGGGTGAGCTGCTTGTTGAGCGCCCACCGCGCGAGATAACGGCTGACTGA
- a CDS encoding ABC transporter permease — protein MMPFQVVKQFFNDMRRQKLRSMLTMFGIFWGTCSIVLLFAFGVGITEAQLKSQKGMGENIAIVWPGITSEEFEGLPKGRRVRPTVDDVRMIKMKAQTLMHISPEYSKWNVMMKAGRNETIRNVIGVWPEFGIMRNLIPDYGSRFLNDRDLAEKRRVVFLGNLLKEDLFGEEEAVGKTVLLNNTPFTIIGIMKEKDQDSSYNGRDSRKAFIPASTFRTMYSRRYVNNFVVQCPPTASMEATKREIYEIMGAKYRFDPDDTEALSIWDTTEGFAFLKNFFMAFSTFLVGIGVATLITGGIGVTNIMNVVLEERTKEIGIKMALGARKSAILSQFLFETMLITGVGGILGFLFAWGVVYGVGLMGLEEYIGVPRVSLFSGALATVLLGLVGTLAGLFPARRAANLQPVQALKLF, from the coding sequence ATGATGCCCTTTCAGGTAGTTAAGCAGTTCTTTAATGATATGCGTCGCCAGAAGCTACGCAGTATGCTGACTATGTTCGGTATTTTCTGGGGGACATGTTCTATTGTGTTGCTCTTCGCCTTCGGGGTCGGGATAACCGAAGCCCAGCTGAAATCACAAAAAGGCATGGGTGAGAATATTGCCATCGTCTGGCCGGGCATTACGTCGGAAGAGTTCGAAGGCCTGCCGAAAGGTCGTCGCGTTCGCCCTACGGTTGATGATGTTCGCATGATAAAAATGAAAGCCCAGACACTAATGCACATCTCTCCCGAATATTCGAAGTGGAATGTTATGATGAAGGCTGGGCGTAATGAGACCATTCGTAATGTCATCGGTGTCTGGCCAGAATTTGGTATTATGCGGAATCTCATACCAGACTACGGTTCCCGTTTTCTCAACGATCGTGACCTGGCGGAGAAACGACGCGTCGTCTTCCTGGGTAATCTGCTAAAAGAAGATCTGTTCGGTGAGGAGGAAGCGGTCGGAAAAACTGTTCTTCTGAACAACACTCCTTTCACTATCATTGGAATAATGAAAGAGAAGGACCAGGATAGCTCCTACAATGGGCGTGACTCACGGAAGGCATTTATTCCTGCCTCGACATTCCGGACGATGTATTCCCGCCGATATGTCAACAATTTCGTGGTGCAATGTCCACCGACAGCTTCAATGGAAGCCACCAAGAGAGAAATCTATGAAATTATGGGTGCCAAGTATCGGTTTGACCCGGATGATACTGAGGCGCTTTCAATCTGGGATACGACCGAAGGGTTTGCTTTCCTGAAGAATTTCTTCATGGCTTTCAGCACGTTTCTGGTTGGTATCGGCGTCGCTACGCTGATCACTGGCGGCATCGGCGTTACTAACATTATGAATGTGGTTCTTGAAGAACGGACCAAAGAGATCGGTATCAAGATGGCGCTCGGTGCCCGAAAGAGTGCTATCCTCAGTCAGTTTCTATTCGAGACAATGCTTATCACCGGCGTTGGTGGTATTCTGGGGTTTCTCTTTGCCTGGGGGGTCGTCTACGGTGTCGGATTGATGGGGCTTGAGGAGTATATAGGTGTACCCCGGGTCAGTCTTTTCAGCGGTGCTCTGGCCACGGTTCTACTTGGGCTGGTGGGGACGCTGGCTGGACTATTCCCGGCTCGCCGTGCAGCAAACCTGCAACCGGTCCAGGCTTTGAAACTGTTTTAA
- a CDS encoding ABC transporter permease yields the protein MINFATVYNVFIRDFRKQKKRIALTLLALGWGTISIMLLLGFGEGLHSQLTINRRGMGDEISILWGGQTTIPYKGYGKGRRIHLFKEDPAYLKDRIPEIRYIAGEYHRWGVAVKYGDKVLSEHINGIGPEFEMMRAHIPMMGGRMINELDIELKRRVAFLGDAFKERLFGDEDPIGKQMLINGMPFTVIGVMQEKMQMNSYSGSDEDKVSIPATTFKTVFGDPWLDNIVYQPWDVDNMKAVERQVYEAMGARYKFDPNDERALSIWDTAESAREFNNILMGINIFLGIIGGLTLLIAGVGVANIMYVSIKERTREIGVKMAVGARRSYILAQFLIEALLITFFGGFGGMAISYILTEGFKRIPIESDVLDFMGRPTISMETGLIVVSILGIMGIISGLFPAMRAASVNPVESLRHE from the coding sequence ATGATTAACTTTGCCACTGTATACAACGTATTCATCCGTGATTTCCGGAAGCAGAAGAAACGGATCGCCCTAACCCTGTTGGCCCTGGGCTGGGGAACGATCTCTATTATGCTGCTGCTCGGATTCGGAGAAGGATTGCACTCTCAACTTACTATCAACCGTCGCGGTATGGGCGACGAGATATCAATCCTGTGGGGTGGTCAAACGACGATCCCGTACAAAGGTTACGGCAAGGGGCGAAGGATTCATCTGTTCAAAGAAGACCCGGCATATCTGAAAGATCGCATTCCCGAAATACGCTACATTGCCGGAGAGTACCATCGCTGGGGAGTAGCGGTCAAGTATGGCGATAAAGTTCTCTCCGAACATATCAACGGGATTGGTCCTGAGTTCGAAATGATGCGTGCCCATATACCCATGATGGGGGGGCGTATGATTAACGAGCTGGACATTGAGTTGAAGCGACGCGTAGCCTTCCTCGGCGATGCTTTCAAGGAACGCCTGTTTGGAGATGAAGACCCGATAGGTAAACAGATGCTCATCAATGGTATGCCGTTTACGGTTATCGGGGTAATGCAGGAGAAAATGCAGATGAACTCGTACTCCGGTTCGGACGAAGACAAAGTGTCTATTCCGGCGACGACGTTCAAAACTGTGTTTGGGGATCCCTGGCTGGATAACATTGTCTACCAACCGTGGGATGTGGATAACATGAAGGCGGTTGAACGGCAAGTCTATGAGGCAATGGGTGCGCGCTACAAATTTGATCCAAACGATGAACGCGCTTTGTCGATCTGGGACACGGCCGAGAGTGCCCGCGAGTTCAACAATATTCTGATGGGAATAAACATTTTTCTCGGTATTATCGGTGGCTTAACCCTGCTCATCGCTGGTGTGGGCGTGGCCAACATCATGTACGTATCTATCAAGGAGCGCACGCGAGAGATCGGCGTCAAAATGGCCGTTGGTGCGCGACGATCATATATCCTGGCCCAGTTCCTGATCGAAGCATTGCTGATTACATTTTTCGGTGGTTTCGGAGGAATGGCTATCAGCTATATTCTCACTGAGGGTTTTAAAAGAATTCCGATAGAATCCGATGTGCTTGATTTTATGGGACGACCGACTATTTCGATGGAGACGGGTTTGATTGTAGTCTCGATTTTGGGAATTATGGGTATTATCAGCGGTTTGTTCCCGGCCATGAGAGCTGCCTCGGTCAATCCGGTAGAGTCGTTGCGACACGAGTAA
- a CDS encoding ABC transporter ATP-binding protein, with product MIELSKVTKTYMTGTVEFQALKDIDMVINQGEFVAVVGPSGSGKSTLMNLVGCLDVPTSGEYLLEGRQVGSLTSNQLADIRNTKIGFVFQAFNLLPYATTYENVEVPLLFAKVSARKRKDRILELLSRVGLADKLNNKPTELSGGEMQRVAIARALANDPDVILADEPTGNLDSKSGEAIIEMFHQMWKAGKTIVMITHDMSLANQAQRIIRLRDGRIEGNGNLA from the coding sequence ATGATTGAGTTGAGCAAAGTAACCAAGACATACATGACCGGTACGGTTGAGTTTCAGGCCCTCAAAGATATTGATATGGTTATCAACCAGGGGGAGTTTGTGGCGGTAGTGGGGCCTTCGGGTTCGGGCAAATCGACGCTTATGAATCTGGTCGGGTGTCTCGATGTTCCGACTTCAGGCGAATATTTACTTGAAGGTCGGCAGGTCGGCAGCCTTACGTCCAATCAACTTGCCGATATCCGCAACACCAAGATTGGTTTCGTTTTTCAAGCCTTCAATCTCCTGCCATACGCTACAACCTACGAAAATGTTGAAGTACCACTACTGTTCGCCAAAGTATCGGCACGGAAACGTAAGGATCGCATCCTTGAACTTTTATCTCGTGTTGGTTTGGCGGACAAACTCAACAATAAGCCAACCGAGTTGTCCGGTGGAGAGATGCAACGCGTGGCTATTGCCCGTGCCCTGGCCAACGATCCGGATGTGATCCTGGCCGATGAGCCGACCGGCAATCTGGATAGTAAATCAGGCGAAGCGATCATCGAGATGTTTCACCAGATGTGGAAAGCGGGCAAGACAATTGTTATGATCACTCACGATATGAGCCTGGCCAATCAAGCTCAACGTATCATTCGCCTCAGGGATGGTCGCATAGAGGGCAACGGAAACCTGGCCTGA
- a CDS encoding sodium-dependent transporter, giving the protein MADDCGKTGKFRGQWAGHLGFIMAATGSAIGLGNIWKFPYITGVYGGGAFVLVYLACVVIVGLPLMLAELMIGRRAQCNPVGAFQKLHRKGSTWQLVGWLGVASGFLILSYYSVVAGWALAYIFKAIEGFTGSADQIVGQYEILANSAGTSFMWHSIFMVLCIGIVIGGIQKGIERWSRILMPTLFFLLLALMFYGLFGTDGGTAALKFLFEPDFSKLSAEGVLSALGHAFFTLSLGMGAMLTYGSYMRKDRSILKDAITVSFLDTLIALMAGIVIFSLVFEYGTQPDVGPGLIFATLPVLFAETGPWISVPFFVLLSFAALTSGISLLEVVVSYFIDQRGWKRSTATLMLGGTIWVFGMLSAVAVWKVPVNILGEDQGFFDFFDLLTTNYMLPLGGLLTCLFIAWAMKDKDRSEEFGSSGSLYQGLRFVLRYITPVAMLIVLLHGLKLLPFMDYSP; this is encoded by the coding sequence ATGGCAGACGATTGCGGCAAGACAGGTAAGTTCCGAGGACAATGGGCCGGACATCTGGGATTCATTATGGCCGCCACCGGATCGGCGATAGGCCTGGGGAATATCTGGAAATTTCCATATATCACCGGCGTCTACGGCGGGGGGGCGTTTGTACTGGTCTATCTTGCGTGTGTTGTAATAGTTGGACTGCCATTGATGCTGGCCGAGTTAATGATTGGTCGCCGTGCACAATGCAACCCGGTGGGTGCTTTTCAGAAGCTACATCGAAAAGGCAGCACGTGGCAACTGGTCGGATGGCTGGGTGTAGCCTCCGGGTTTTTGATTCTCTCCTATTATAGCGTGGTAGCCGGGTGGGCGCTGGCATACATCTTCAAAGCTATCGAAGGATTCACCGGCTCGGCCGATCAGATCGTAGGTCAGTATGAAATACTGGCAAACAGTGCCGGAACATCGTTCATGTGGCACAGTATATTTATGGTCCTCTGTATCGGGATTGTCATCGGCGGCATACAAAAGGGCATTGAACGGTGGTCACGGATTCTGATGCCGACACTGTTTTTCCTTTTGTTGGCTTTGATGTTCTACGGTCTTTTTGGTACGGACGGAGGAACCGCCGCTCTGAAGTTCCTGTTTGAACCAGATTTCAGCAAACTGAGCGCAGAGGGGGTTTTGTCGGCTCTTGGGCACGCCTTTTTTACACTCTCGCTTGGTATGGGCGCCATGCTCACGTATGGCAGCTACATGCGTAAGGATCGCAGTATCCTCAAGGACGCCATCACGGTATCATTCCTCGATACTCTGATCGCCCTGATGGCGGGGATCGTAATTTTTTCCCTCGTGTTCGAATACGGCACGCAACCTGATGTCGGACCGGGGTTGATATTCGCCACTTTGCCGGTGTTGTTTGCAGAGACCGGGCCATGGATTTCGGTGCCGTTTTTTGTTCTGCTATCGTTCGCCGCTCTCACTTCAGGCATCAGTCTACTGGAAGTCGTCGTGTCATACTTTATTGACCAGCGAGGGTGGAAACGAAGCACGGCGACTCTTATGCTGGGTGGTACTATCTGGGTCTTCGGGATGCTGTCGGCAGTAGCCGTCTGGAAAGTACCGGTGAATATCCTCGGTGAAGACCAGGGTTTCTTTGACTTCTTCGATCTCTTGACAACCAACTACATGCTACCTCTGGGTGGCCTATTAACCTGCCTGTTTATCGCATGGGCGATGAAAGACAAGGATCGATCCGAGGAATTTGGCTCGTCGGGGTCGTTGTATCAGGGTCTGAGATTTGTACTCCGATACATAACGCCCGTCGCAATGCTTATCGTTCTATTGCACGGACTGAAGTTGTTGCCGTTCATGGACTATAGCCCGTAG